The following proteins are co-located in the Macadamia integrifolia cultivar HAES 741 chromosome 3, SCU_Mint_v3, whole genome shotgun sequence genome:
- the LOC122073745 gene encoding GATA transcription factor 24-like isoform X1, with protein sequence MAEKNEHEPLYDHENHMQSLNHTSQIEEEDDGVDGESIDNPNIRFEAHTLEDGGVGGSVDEVPPDSNYVGGAASSFVLPSRGEGMDQLTLSFQGEVYVFDAVSPEKVQAVLLLLGGYEVPSGVSGVASSPNQRSLAEYPQRSTLPQREASLHRFRAKRKERNFDKKIRYNVRKEVALRMQRKKGQFTSSKVSSDDAGSASNWNGTGQDDSQQETLCTHCGISSKSTPMMRRGPAGPRTLCNACGLMWANKGTLRDLSRTPIIAQAISVETRDTSANPIEQGEVNGCDVGTSSQAPPTDITANSNGDNSAGTAEHTLMAAAVWNRRLHSNRVQ encoded by the exons ATGGCGGAGAAGAATGAACATGAGCCATTGTACGATCATGAGAATCATATGCAGTCTCTGAACCATACGAGCCAGATCGAGGAAGAAGACGATGGTGTAGATGGAGAATCCATAGACAATCCGAACATTCGATTCGAAGCTCACACGCTTGAAGATGGTGGTGTAGGGGGCAGCGTCGATGAAGTCCCTCCGGATTCTAACTACGTTGGTGGCGCCGCCTCCAGTTTCGTTCTACCGTCACGTGGGGAGGGTATGGATCAGCTGACTCTTTCCTTTCAGGGCGAAGTCTATGTGTTCGATGCTGTTTCCCCAGAGAAG GTACAGGCGGTTCTGCTATTGCTGGGAGGGTATGAAGTCCCTTCTGGCGTGTCTGGCGTGGCATCTTCTCCGAATCAGAGG AGTTTGGCTGAGTATCCCCAACGCTCTACTCTTCCTCAGAGAGAGGCTTCTCTTCATAGATTCCGTGCAAAGAGAAAAGAGCGGAACTTTGATAAGAAGATTCGATATAACGTTAGGAAAGAAGTTGCTCTCAG GATGCAGCGTAAAAAGGGTCAATTCACATCATCAAAGGTGAGTTCAGATGATGCGGGATCGGCTTCGAATTGGAATGGTACAGGACAAGATGATTCACAGCAAGAAACTTT ATGCACACACTGTGGCATTAGTTCAAAGTCCACTCCAATGATGCGTCGTGGGCCAGCCGGCCCTAGGACTCTGTGCAATGCATGCGGGCTTATGTGGGCAAACAAG GGAACTTTAAGAGATCTTTCTAGGACACCGATAATTGCGCAAGCAATTTCTGTGGAAACTCGGGACACTTCAGCAAACCCGATTGAGCAG GGTGAAGTTAATGGGTGTGATGTGGGAACCAGTAGCCAGGCACCACCGACAGATATTACTGCTAATTCCAATGGAGATAACTCTGCTGGAACAGCTGAACA TACATTGATGGCTGCAGCTGTTTGGAACAGACGGCTTCATTCTAACAGAGTTCAATAA
- the LOC122073295 gene encoding costars family protein yields MNVEEEVERLKEEIKRLGQMQPDGSYKVTFGTLFHDDRCANIFEALVGTLRAAKKRKIVGYDGELLLQGVHDNVEITLKPLLPATTAATTAVTTTAVV; encoded by the exons ATGAACGTGGAGGAAGAGGTAGAGCGACTTAAGGAAGAAATTAAGCGACTCGGTCAGATGCAACCAGATGGTTCTTACAAG GTCACTTTTGGCACACTATTCCATGATGATAGGTGCGCAAACATTTTCGAAGCATTGGTTGGAACCCTTAGGGCAGCAAAGAAACGGAAGATTGTAGGATACGATGGTGAGCTACTACTACAGGGAGTTCATGACAATGTAGAGATTACTCTCAAACCCTTGCTACCGGCAACTACTGCTGCAACAACTGCAGTAACCACTACAGCAGTGGTATAA
- the LOC122072820 gene encoding uncharacterized protein LOC122072820 isoform X1 — protein sequence MKDVEWGRQQGREMGRCKRRCRYQCGLQRRSKESVRRLWRKKDLIVHVSQDMCQHPRSPLPTSARSTGCRGSRSYVGDSKRAMDEYTSEIFMGGKSTIVLRTTCEDSLLAAPIILDLFLLAELSSRIQLKAEGEGKFHSFHPVATIMSFLTRAPLVNQIVLFLEFSLMRASFI from the exons ATGAAAGATGTGGAGTGGGGCAGACAACAGGGGAGGGAGATGGGGAGATGCAAGAGGCGGTGCCGATATCAGTGTGGGTTGCAGCGGCGATCAAAGGAGAGTGTTCGTCGGCTTTGGAGGAAGAAGGATCTGATTGTTCATGTGTCACAGGACATGTGTCAGCATCCGAGGTCACCTCTGCCAACCTCCGCGAGATCCACTGGTTGCAGAGGATCTCGATCCTACGTTGGAGATAGCAAAAGGGCAATGGACGAGTATACATCGGAGATATTCATGGGAGGGAAGAGCACCATAGTCCTCCGCACCACTTGTGAGGACTCCTTGTTGGCTGCTCCCATCATCTTGGACTTGTTCCTCCTGGCCGAGCTCAGTTCTCGGATCCAACTCAAAGCAGAGGGAGAG GGCAAGTTCCACTCTTTCCACCCTGTGGCTACCATTATGAGCTTCCTCACTAGAGCTCCACTGGTAAACCAAATCGTGCTCTTTCTAGAGTTTAGCTTAATGAGGGCTAGTTTCATTTGA
- the LOC122072820 gene encoding inositol-3-phosphate synthase-like isoform X2, with protein MKDVEWGRQQGREMGRCKRRCRYQCGLQRRSKESVRRLWRKKDLIVHVSQDMCQHPRSPLPTSARSTGCRGSRSYVGDSKRAMDEYTSEIFMGGKSTIVLRTTCEDSLLAAPIILDLFLLAELSSRIQLKAEGEGKFHSFHPVATIMSFLTRAPLVPLGTPVVNALAK; from the exons ATGAAAGATGTGGAGTGGGGCAGACAACAGGGGAGGGAGATGGGGAGATGCAAGAGGCGGTGCCGATATCAGTGTGGGTTGCAGCGGCGATCAAAGGAGAGTGTTCGTCGGCTTTGGAGGAAGAAGGATCTGATTGTTCATGTGTCACAGGACATGTGTCAGCATCCGAGGTCACCTCTGCCAACCTCCGCGAGATCCACTGGTTGCAGAGGATCTCGATCCTACGTTGGAGATAGCAAAAGGGCAATGGACGAGTATACATCGGAGATATTCATGGGAGGGAAGAGCACCATAGTCCTCCGCACCACTTGTGAGGACTCCTTGTTGGCTGCTCCCATCATCTTGGACTTGTTCCTCCTGGCCGAGCTCAGTTCTCGGATCCAACTCAAAGCAGAGGGAGAG GGCAAGTTCCACTCTTTCCACCCTGTGGCTACCATTATGAGCTTCCTCACTAGAGCTCCACTG GTCCCGCTTGGTACTCCAGTGGTGAATGCATTGGCGAAGTAG
- the LOC122073745 gene encoding GATA transcription factor 24-like isoform X2 produces the protein MAEKNEHEPLYDHENHMQSLNHTSQIEEEDDGVDGESIDNPNIRFEAHTLEDGGVGGSVDEVPPDSNYVGGAASSFVLPSRGEGMDQLTLSFQGEVYVFDAVSPEKVQAVLLLLGGYEVPSGVSGVASSPNQRSLAEYPQRSTLPQREASLHRFRAKRKERNFDKKIRYNVRKEVALRMQRKKGQFTSSKVSSDDAGSASNWNGTGQDDSQQETLCTHCGISSKSTPMMRRGPAGPRTLCNACGLMWANKGTLRDLSRTPIIAQAISVETRDTSANPIEQGEVNGCDVGTSSQAPPTDITANSNGDNSAGTAEHKSTVKW, from the exons ATGGCGGAGAAGAATGAACATGAGCCATTGTACGATCATGAGAATCATATGCAGTCTCTGAACCATACGAGCCAGATCGAGGAAGAAGACGATGGTGTAGATGGAGAATCCATAGACAATCCGAACATTCGATTCGAAGCTCACACGCTTGAAGATGGTGGTGTAGGGGGCAGCGTCGATGAAGTCCCTCCGGATTCTAACTACGTTGGTGGCGCCGCCTCCAGTTTCGTTCTACCGTCACGTGGGGAGGGTATGGATCAGCTGACTCTTTCCTTTCAGGGCGAAGTCTATGTGTTCGATGCTGTTTCCCCAGAGAAG GTACAGGCGGTTCTGCTATTGCTGGGAGGGTATGAAGTCCCTTCTGGCGTGTCTGGCGTGGCATCTTCTCCGAATCAGAGG AGTTTGGCTGAGTATCCCCAACGCTCTACTCTTCCTCAGAGAGAGGCTTCTCTTCATAGATTCCGTGCAAAGAGAAAAGAGCGGAACTTTGATAAGAAGATTCGATATAACGTTAGGAAAGAAGTTGCTCTCAG GATGCAGCGTAAAAAGGGTCAATTCACATCATCAAAGGTGAGTTCAGATGATGCGGGATCGGCTTCGAATTGGAATGGTACAGGACAAGATGATTCACAGCAAGAAACTTT ATGCACACACTGTGGCATTAGTTCAAAGTCCACTCCAATGATGCGTCGTGGGCCAGCCGGCCCTAGGACTCTGTGCAATGCATGCGGGCTTATGTGGGCAAACAAG GGAACTTTAAGAGATCTTTCTAGGACACCGATAATTGCGCAAGCAATTTCTGTGGAAACTCGGGACACTTCAGCAAACCCGATTGAGCAG GGTGAAGTTAATGGGTGTGATGTGGGAACCAGTAGCCAGGCACCACCGACAGATATTACTGCTAATTCCAATGGAGATAACTCTGCTGGAACAGCTGAACA